Part of the Nicotiana sylvestris chromosome 2, ASM39365v2, whole genome shotgun sequence genome, AGAGTTGGCTCCGTTCGAGGTCATTTGGTAATCAATCGAGATCGTGAAGGTGCTGATAATAATTTATTTCTTGATTTTTTTCCAAATAATCCCCGCTTTAATGATCGCTAGTTTCGTCGTAGATATCGTATGTCCCGTAATTTGTTCCTCCGAATAGTTGATGAAGTTAAAGGTCATGATATGTACTTTGTACAACGTGTCGATGCTATGGGTAGATTTGGATTATCTACTCTACAAAAAATTACAGCCGTGTTTAGAATGCTGGCATACGGTTTGCCGGCGGATGCCACTGATGAATATGTGAAAATTGGAGAGTCGACTGCAATTGAGAGCCTGAAGAGATTTTGCCGAGCTGTCGTAGAGGTTTTTAGCGAGCAGTAATTGAGATCACCAACACCTAACGATGTTGCAAGCTTTCTGCACATCGGTGAACAACGTGGCTTTCCAGGAATGCTAGGCAGTCTAGACTGCATGCATTGGAAATGGAAAACTTGTCCAACAACATGGGCTGGACAATATGCAGTTCGTAGTGGATCACCAACAATTATTCTTGAAGTTGTGACTGATTATGACCTTTGGATATGGCATGCATATTTTGGTATGCCCGGCACTAATAATGACATTAATGTTTTAGAGTCATCACATTTGTTTTCCGATCTTGCTGCAGGTACTGCTCTTCCCGCCTATTATGTTATTCAAGGGCAAGAATATAATATGGATTATTATTTAGTTGACGGTATATATCCAAAATGGTCAGCCCTTGTGCAAACTATTCGTGAGCCACGTACGGCAAAGAAGAAATATTTTGCGATGAAACAAGAATCATGCCAAACAGATGTTGAACGTGCATTCAGAGTTTTGCAACAACGTTTTGCAATTGTTTCAGGACCCTCGCGTTTTTGGCAGAAAGAAATGCTACATGATATAATGACTACATGTATTATACTGCACAACATGATAATCGAGAATGAGCGTGATCTTAATGCACCAATTCAAGAAGATTTGGAAGGTCTAACTCCAACAGTAGATGAAAATCAACGATTTCAAGAATTTTTAGCTCGACATAGAAGAATTAAGGACAAAGATGCTCATTTTGTACTTCGTAATGCATTAATAGATCATTTATGGGAGAATGCTAGAGATTGAAGTTGAATATTTATCTAGTATTTCGGATGAATTTTATCGTTATGTAATAtatatttaattaatcttgtattgcaatgatttcacttttatttgaattattagttaatctataataattgcttacaaattatattatttaaaattttatggaattgttttaattatggaaattacaaattaataaaaataaaaaatggaatttatttaatgaaaattaaaaaataaaagataataatataatatagaagaaagagaaaaatataaaaaagtttgGGAAAAAAAATGGGGGAATGGTTGGAGTAAGTTGTCCCCAAAATGGGGAAATCCCCATTGACCAAAAATTGGGTAAAGGTTGGAGATGCCCTTGCTCCAACCATTCCCCCATTTTTTCCCCTAAAAGAGAATATTCcttttatattcttctctctcttctatattatattattatctttcatttcaattttatttttaaattttcattaaacaaattccatcttttattttcattaatttgtaatttccattaaaacaattccataaaattttaaataatacaatttgtaagcaattattatagcataactaataaataaaagtgaaatcattgcgatacaagattaattaaatacatattacataACGATAAAATTCATTCGAAATACTACATAAATATTGTGAGTATTTATTTTGTAGTTACTtatattttatttgtatatatatttacttactttttttaattttttttaatattgcaGCTTACACAAGCAAAAGCTTTACTTATGCAAGATCTGAACTTCAAAAAGGGTTTTAAATTTGATCATGCGTGGGCTATAATGAAGGATTTTGAGAAGTTTAACGATAGCGATTTTAGAAGGAGAAAACCAAGAAAGCAAGGCAATGCTAATATATCATCAGAGTCTGAGAATCCTAGCCCTAATTCACCCTATCTATCATCTCCTAACTTATCATCTTTTTCACTAAATTTAAATGAGGATGTTGCAGGTGATTCCACAACATCACCACGGCCTAGTAGGGTGAAGAAAGCAAAAATGAAGAGAAAAATTGACGAAGATTAAATGAAGACAATCCAATAAGAAATAATCGGATGGTTGAGGCGATGAATAATGCAACCGAAGCAAAAAGGGAAGTTTTGACTattcaaaaagaaaaactaagagtaaaaaaatgaaagaagaaaataaagtttTAATGATGGATCTGGATTCTATTGTCAATCCGACTCATCGTGAATTTATGCGACAAGAACAACAACGAATAATATATAAAAGAAGTCAACAATATCCACAGTCACAATCACAACAATCCTCTCGTTACCATTCACTCAATATTATAATGATTTTGGTGTATCTGAAAACGACATATTTGCCTACTAAGTTATTATGCTATTTATTGTCGTTTCAATTTTATGTATTTTCATTTAATGTATTTTGAATTTTaacaatatttaatattttatatttgtacctttcaattttagcaacatctaatattttatatttgcactattcattttttgagatgattatatatttttgtacaattataacttataataaaattaacttacaatttttacataaaaataataaatgcacaaaaattaatttatcaaaattatacgccaaagttaagatgtaaaattaatattataaatataTTACATAAATATAATTAGGTATACATAAAAAGGTAAATTAATagagttaaataataaaatatgcaTGAATAGTAATGGGGGAGATGAATAGTGTACCCACATATTTGAGGGAACACTATTCATCCTGAAATTTTGGGGGCAAAAATGGGGAGAGGGTTGGAGATGGccttataaaatataattattattactATCCCACATTTACTAAAATCATAAATTATGATATTACTGTTTGCAACAAATTATTTGTGATACAAAAATAAATTGCAACCACAATATAAATATgaagaaacataattttattgatAAGGTGGCGGGTACAATTCTGTTTGTTCCCTTGATTTCTCTCTAGATCGTTCTCTGTGATTCGAGCGCTTAACCAGCGTATTTCTCGAACGTAGGACTTTAAGCAAGACATATTTGACATGTCTTTGATCTCTTAATGAATATTCCAAGAGTTTCATGGAATTTTGGAGATCTCATAATTGATCTCTTTGTGCATATTCCGATAATTTATGGAATTGCTGAGATCCTCTTTGAAGGACATATGTAGCCTTATTTATAGGCATGAATTAGGATTTGGGTGGAGTAGCCACCAAGTAAtcctaatagactcctaatatttcAAGTTatcttgaatttaggatttatcTTGATCTGTTAAAATTTCAGTGTCTACAAATACCCCCAACTTCAAGGTTTGTCGAGGTGTAGGCTTGCTGAAACTTGAAGACGAGACTTGAAGTACCCGACCATCACAACAGATAatcttgaaacttgaagtttttGATTTGCATGAGGAAGAGATGAATGACAGATttggtcccactgggcgtgccagttTGTTTGCAATAAATTATTTGTAATACAaaaaccacaatataaatatgaagaaacataattttattgatAAGGTGACAAGTATAATTCTGTTTGTTCCCTTGATTCTTCTCTCTAGATCGTTCTCCGTGATCGAGGGCTTAATCAGCGTATTTCTCGAATGTAGGACTTTGAGCAAGACATATTTGACATGTCTTTGATCTCTTAATGAATATTCTAAGAATTTCATGGAATTTCGGAGATCTCATATTTGATCTCTTTGTGCATATTCCGATAGTTTATGGAGTTGCCGAGATCCTCTTTGAAAGACATATGTCGCCTTATTTATAGGCATGGATTAGGGTTTGGGTGGAGTAGCCACCAAACAACCCTAACAGACACCTAATATTTCAAGAGTTGTCTCGAATTTAGGATTTATCTTGATCtgttaaaattttaatttctacaaatGCCACTAAACTTTTTTCTAGCTATGGAGAAATGAATAAAATCCTTATAAactagaaaaaaaataaaaaaaaaatccattAGAAAAGCACATCAACT contains:
- the LOC104234801 gene encoding uncharacterized protein encodes the protein MGKSPLTKNWLTQAKALLMQDLNFKKGFKFDHAWAIMKDFEKFNDSDFRRRKPRKQGNANISSESENPSPNSPYLSSPNLSSFSLNLNEDVAGDSTTSPRPSRVKKAKMKRKIDED